One window of Stenotrophomonas indicatrix genomic DNA carries:
- a CDS encoding PLP-dependent aminotransferase family protein: MTSSTLAGAAATNNNGGHLSEPTDGYGQAPAVGSNDTPRHPPYMPRPDVAGPGVAGLGWVQDVHVHSGPIYLRIVNTLERTINRGGLAPGQRLPSQRALAQQLGVDLTTVTRAFDEARKRGLIEARGPQGSFIAPPKAGFDQAVDLSMNVPPVPDADALADMLRRGAAAVLARSNAPNLMTYHLGGGNPTDRHAAARWLQPMLGTVDDARLLLTEGAQVALAAILLSQGREGDAILCDRLVYPGLLQAAAALGRRLVTVEGDEQGMCPEALARRARECGTRLVYLNPTCQNPTALTVPTSRREALARVLERESLLAIEDDPYWHLAITAPIALATLAPRHVFHVATLSKVISPGLRTAFVQCPSAAHAEAMAAALRATRLMGHPLVSALASQLLLDGSAQALLVQVREEARERTRMARYLLAPSLLERADGLHAWCRVPAPWTDATLVRTAQLQGLAIAPSSAFCPPGAAFASGVRLSLGLAADRRQLENALRRIDRLLLSDALPAIER, from the coding sequence ATGACATCATCGACGCTGGCTGGCGCAGCCGCCACAAACAACAACGGCGGTCACCTGTCCGAACCGACCGATGGTTATGGACAGGCTCCCGCCGTTGGAAGCAACGATACGCCCCGACATCCTCCGTACATGCCGCGACCCGATGTCGCAGGGCCTGGCGTCGCAGGGCTGGGCTGGGTGCAGGACGTGCACGTGCACAGCGGTCCGATCTACCTGCGCATCGTCAACACGCTGGAACGCACCATCAATCGCGGCGGCCTTGCGCCAGGGCAACGGCTGCCATCGCAGCGCGCACTGGCGCAGCAGCTGGGCGTGGATCTGACCACGGTGACCCGTGCGTTCGATGAAGCGCGCAAGCGTGGGCTGATCGAAGCACGTGGGCCACAGGGCAGCTTCATCGCGCCGCCAAAGGCGGGTTTTGACCAGGCCGTCGATCTCAGCATGAACGTGCCGCCGGTACCCGACGCCGATGCACTGGCGGACATGCTGCGTCGAGGCGCAGCGGCGGTGCTCGCGCGCAGCAATGCGCCGAACCTGATGACCTATCACCTCGGCGGTGGCAACCCGACCGATCGCCACGCGGCGGCGCGCTGGTTGCAGCCGATGCTGGGCACGGTGGATGACGCGCGCCTGCTGCTGACCGAAGGCGCGCAGGTGGCGCTGGCGGCGATCCTGCTCAGCCAGGGGCGCGAGGGCGATGCGATCCTCTGCGACCGCTTGGTGTATCCGGGCCTGCTGCAGGCCGCTGCCGCACTGGGGCGGCGGCTGGTCACGGTGGAGGGCGACGAACAGGGCATGTGCCCGGAGGCGCTGGCACGGCGGGCGCGGGAATGTGGCACACGCCTGGTCTACCTCAACCCTACCTGCCAGAACCCGACGGCGCTGACTGTGCCCACCTCGCGGCGCGAGGCCCTGGCGCGGGTACTGGAGCGCGAAAGCCTGCTGGCGATCGAGGACGATCCGTACTGGCATCTGGCCATCACCGCGCCCATTGCGCTGGCGACGCTGGCACCTCGACATGTGTTCCATGTCGCCACCCTGTCGAAGGTGATCAGCCCCGGCCTGCGTACCGCGTTCGTGCAATGCCCGAGCGCCGCCCACGCCGAGGCGATGGCTGCCGCACTGCGTGCCACACGGTTGATGGGCCATCCGCTGGTATCGGCGCTGGCCAGCCAGCTGCTGCTGGATGGCTCGGCGCAGGCGCTGCTGGTGCAGGTGCGCGAGGAAGCGCGCGAGCGTACGCGGATGGCGCGATATCTGCTGGCACCCTCACTTCTGGAGCGCGCCGATGGGCTGCATGCATGGTGCCGGGTGCCAGCGCCATGGACCGACGCCACGCTGGTGCGGACGGCGCAGCTGCAGGGACTGGCGATCGCGCCTTCATCGGCGTTCTGTCCGCCGGGCGCAGCGTTCGCGAGCGGGGTGCGGTTGTCGTTGGGATTGGCTGCGGACCGGCGGCAACTGGAGAACGCGCTGCGGCGGATCGATCGGTTGTTGTTGTCCGACGCGTTGCCGGCGATCGAGCGGTAG
- a CDS encoding PLP-dependent aminotransferase family protein: MTPPAAGRRLKHPNRTWVRPFREGAGPLYLQIAQQVREAVDDGVLRPGDRLPPQRDLAQQVGVDLTTVTRAFAELRQAGLLDAQGAGGTFIAMSAGNRSTSVDLSMNIPPLLGSAPFAQGMEAGFQHLGQQLGQGELMSYHVGAGSRDDRAAAVQWLAPVLGPVGADRVVICPGAQTALCALILARTQPGELIAAEQLTYPGLLAAARVLQRGVVPVAMDAEGMLPDALEEACQLRRPRLLYLVPTIQNPTTATMSAQRRQALLAVARRHELTVVEDDPYWLLAGDAAPPLAALADSGCPVYYISTLSKCLAPGLRTAYLVVPGGEPMEPVLDALRAIALMPTQSMVAVASHWIRTGQAQAMVQRFQQELRERQAIAARYLPARRQAHPAGLHVWLPLPPRLDQYRLIQAAQEQGLGIASSDAFSVEEPPPGNAIRLSLGGAVDQEALAGALAKLNEILSEAPDARHSAIV; encoded by the coding sequence ATGACGCCTCCTGCTGCCGGCCGCCGCCTGAAACACCCCAACCGCACCTGGGTTCGCCCCTTCCGTGAGGGCGCAGGACCGCTGTACCTGCAGATCGCCCAGCAGGTGCGCGAGGCGGTGGACGATGGCGTGCTGCGCCCGGGCGACCGCCTGCCACCGCAGCGCGACCTGGCCCAGCAGGTGGGCGTGGACCTGACCACGGTCACCCGCGCCTTCGCCGAACTGCGCCAGGCCGGGCTGCTGGATGCACAGGGGGCCGGCGGCACCTTCATTGCGATGTCCGCCGGCAACCGCAGCACTTCGGTCGACCTGAGCATGAACATCCCGCCGCTGCTGGGCAGCGCGCCGTTCGCACAGGGCATGGAGGCCGGTTTCCAGCACCTGGGTCAGCAGTTGGGCCAGGGCGAGCTGATGAGCTACCACGTCGGCGCCGGCAGCCGCGACGACCGCGCTGCGGCCGTGCAATGGCTGGCGCCGGTGCTCGGCCCGGTGGGCGCCGACCGGGTGGTGATCTGCCCCGGCGCGCAGACTGCGCTGTGCGCACTGATCCTGGCCCGCACCCAGCCGGGCGAACTGATCGCCGCCGAGCAACTGACCTATCCGGGCCTGCTGGCCGCCGCGCGGGTGCTGCAGCGGGGCGTGGTGCCGGTGGCGATGGACGCCGAGGGCATGCTGCCCGATGCGCTGGAAGAGGCCTGCCAGCTGCGTCGGCCACGCCTGCTGTACCTGGTGCCGACCATCCAGAACCCGACCACGGCGACGATGTCCGCGCAGCGCCGGCAGGCCCTGCTGGCGGTCGCGCGGCGGCACGAACTGACCGTGGTCGAGGACGATCCCTACTGGCTGCTGGCCGGCGATGCCGCCCCGCCGCTGGCCGCGCTGGCCGACAGTGGCTGCCCGGTCTACTACATCTCCACCCTGTCCAAGTGCTTGGCTCCGGGCCTGCGCACGGCCTACCTGGTGGTGCCGGGCGGCGAGCCGATGGAGCCGGTGCTGGACGCCCTGCGCGCGATCGCGCTGATGCCCACCCAGTCGATGGTGGCCGTGGCCTCGCACTGGATCCGCACCGGCCAGGCGCAGGCAATGGTGCAGCGCTTCCAGCAGGAACTGCGCGAGCGCCAGGCCATCGCCGCCCGCTACCTGCCCGCGCGCCGTCAGGCCCATCCGGCCGGCCTGCATGTGTGGCTGCCGTTGCCGCCGCGGCTGGACCAGTACCGCTTGATCCAGGCCGCGCAGGAACAGGGCCTGGGCATTGCCAGCTCCGACGCCTTCAGCGTGGAGGAACCGCCACCGGGCAACGCCATCCGCCTGTCGCTGGGCGGTGCCGTGGATCAGGAGGCCTTGGCGGGCGCGCTGGCCAAGCTGAACGAGATTCTGTCCGAGGCACCCGACGCGCGGCATTCGGCGATCGTCTGA
- a CDS encoding DUF6436 domain-containing protein — protein sequence MGAAAPRPRRSMLPVMIALACLFMAGVAAALWQYFGYGEQSTFAEQAIVFDDSQLRLPAELAGDTGRIRVVHFWDPACGVCNRETGAHLSYLISMYRRAGIDFYAIRRPGTQGELPEPLRNKVIDLPTIDGIENIPASPAVAIWDRQGHLAYAGPYSIGMVCNSANSFVEPLLDKLVRGETVRPKGLLAVGCYCPWQAQR from the coding sequence ATGGGCGCAGCCGCGCCGCGCCCACGCCGTTCGATGCTGCCGGTGATGATCGCCCTCGCCTGCCTGTTCATGGCCGGCGTGGCGGCGGCCCTGTGGCAGTACTTCGGTTATGGCGAGCAGTCCACGTTCGCCGAACAGGCCATTGTCTTCGATGACTCGCAGCTGCGGTTGCCGGCGGAACTGGCCGGCGACACCGGCCGCATCCGCGTGGTGCATTTCTGGGACCCGGCCTGCGGCGTGTGCAACCGCGAAACCGGTGCGCACCTGAGCTACCTGATCAGCATGTACCGCCGCGCCGGCATCGACTTCTATGCGATCCGTCGCCCCGGCACCCAAGGTGAACTACCCGAGCCGCTGCGCAACAAGGTGATCGACCTGCCGACCATCGACGGCATCGAGAACATTCCGGCCAGCCCGGCGGTGGCGATCTGGGACCGCCAGGGCCACCTGGCCTATGCCGGCCCGTACAGCATCGGCATGGTCTGCAATTCGGCCAACAGCTTCGTCGAACCGCTGCTGGACAAACTGGTGCGCGGGGAAACCGTGCGCCCGAAAGGACTGCTTGCCGTGGGCTGCTACTGCCCCTGGCAGGCCCAGCGCTGA
- the cyoB gene encoding cytochrome o ubiquinol oxidase subunit I has product MLGKLTWEAVPLHEPIVVVTLAAMVLGGLALLGAVSYFKLWGVLWRNWFTTVDHKKIGIMYVVVALVMLVRGFADALMMRAQLAAAGPGSDGFLPPEHYDQIFTAHGVIMIFFVATPFVVGLMNIIVPLQIGARDMAFPFLNAFSFWIFVVGAALMMISLGVGEFAMTGWVAYPPLSGIEFSPGVGVDYYIWALQASGIGTLLTGVNLFITILRMRAPGMTLMKMPVFTWTVLVTSVIIIAAFPILTVALGALTLDRYLDFNFYTNTLGGNPMMYVNLVWAWGHPEVYILVLPAFGIFSEVTATFSRKKLFGYTSMVGATLAIGILSFIVWLHHFFTMGSGASVNAFFGIMTMIIAIPTGVKIFTWLFTMYGGRVEFSVPMLWTIAFLVTFTIGGMTGVLLAIPGADFLLHNSLFLVAHFHNTIIGGALFGYLAGFVYWFPKVFGFTLNERLGKWSFACWVIGFYLAFMPLYMLGFMGMTRRMNQYDNPAWTPYLIAAFIGALFVFAGIILMLVQIYVSVRDRKRNLDLTGDPWNARTLEWATPSPPPFYNFAVVPKADELDAFHEAKKRGLPPPPKKYAPIHMPKNTGVPLILNVWILVLCFALVWHIWWMAGASFIAMIVTLIARSYNEDVDYYVSSEEVARTEAANHAKLQEAGA; this is encoded by the coding sequence ATGTTGGGTAAATTGACGTGGGAGGCCGTGCCGCTGCACGAGCCGATCGTCGTGGTCACGTTGGCGGCCATGGTGCTGGGCGGCCTTGCGCTGCTCGGCGCGGTGAGCTATTTCAAGCTGTGGGGCGTGCTCTGGCGCAACTGGTTCACCACCGTGGACCACAAGAAGATCGGCATCATGTACGTGGTCGTCGCGCTGGTCATGCTGGTGCGCGGCTTCGCCGATGCGCTGATGATGCGTGCACAGCTGGCGGCCGCCGGGCCGGGCAGTGATGGCTTCCTGCCACCGGAGCACTACGACCAGATCTTCACCGCGCACGGCGTGATCATGATCTTCTTCGTGGCCACCCCGTTCGTGGTCGGCCTGATGAACATCATCGTGCCGCTGCAGATCGGTGCGCGCGACATGGCGTTCCCGTTCCTCAACGCCTTCAGCTTCTGGATCTTCGTGGTCGGCGCTGCGCTGATGATGATCTCGCTGGGTGTTGGCGAATTCGCGATGACCGGCTGGGTCGCCTATCCGCCGCTGTCGGGCATCGAGTTCAGTCCAGGGGTAGGTGTCGATTACTACATCTGGGCGTTGCAGGCGTCCGGCATCGGTACGTTGCTGACCGGCGTCAACCTGTTCATCACCATCCTGCGCATGCGTGCGCCGGGCATGACCCTGATGAAGATGCCGGTGTTCACCTGGACCGTGCTGGTCACCAGCGTGATCATCATCGCCGCCTTCCCGATCCTGACCGTGGCCTTGGGTGCACTCACCCTGGACCGCTACCTGGACTTCAACTTCTACACCAACACGTTGGGTGGCAACCCGATGATGTACGTGAACCTGGTGTGGGCCTGGGGCCACCCGGAGGTGTACATCCTGGTGCTGCCAGCGTTCGGCATCTTCTCTGAAGTGACCGCCACGTTCTCGCGCAAGAAGCTGTTCGGCTACACGTCGATGGTCGGCGCCACCCTGGCGATCGGCATCCTGTCCTTCATCGTGTGGCTGCACCACTTCTTCACCATGGGCTCCGGTGCCAGCGTCAATGCCTTCTTCGGCATCATGACGATGATCATCGCCATCCCCACCGGCGTGAAGATCTTCACCTGGCTGTTCACCATGTACGGCGGCCGCGTGGAGTTCAGCGTGCCGATGCTGTGGACCATCGCCTTCCTGGTCACCTTCACCATCGGTGGCATGACCGGCGTGCTGCTGGCCATCCCGGGCGCGGACTTCCTGCTGCACAACAGCCTGTTCCTGGTCGCGCACTTCCACAACACCATCATCGGCGGCGCGCTGTTCGGCTACCTGGCCGGCTTCGTCTACTGGTTCCCGAAGGTGTTCGGCTTCACCCTCAACGAGCGCCTCGGCAAGTGGTCCTTCGCCTGCTGGGTGATCGGCTTCTACCTGGCCTTCATGCCGCTGTACATGCTGGGCTTCATGGGCATGACCCGGCGCATGAACCAGTACGACAACCCGGCGTGGACGCCGTACCTGATCGCGGCGTTCATTGGTGCGCTGTTCGTGTTCGCAGGCATCATCCTGATGCTGGTGCAGATCTATGTCAGCGTGCGTGATCGCAAGCGCAACCTCGACCTCACCGGCGACCCGTGGAATGCACGTACGCTGGAATGGGCCACGCCGTCGCCGCCGCCGTTCTACAACTTCGCCGTGGTGCCCAAGGCCGATGAGCTGGATGCCTTCCACGAAGCGAAGAAGCGCGGCCTGCCGCCGCCGCCGAAGAAGTACGCGCCGATCCACATGCCGAAGAACACCGGCGTGCCGTTGATCCTCAACGTCTGGATCCTGGTGCTGTGCTTCGCCCTGGTGTGGCACATCTGGTGGATGGCCGGTGCCAGCTTCATCGCGATGATCGTCACCCTGATCGCGCGCTCCTACAACGAGGATGTGGATTACTACGTCAGCTCCGAAGAGGTGGCGCGTACCGAAGCGGCCAACCACGCCAAGCTGCAGGAGGCAGGCGCATGA
- a CDS encoding aminotransferase class V-fold PLP-dependent enzyme produces the protein MDGRRRSLLRAGALLPAAAALSSLPAAGVARYAGPMQIPATTVAPDVLARDEGYWATVASHFDITDEVNHLENGYWGAMGRETLASYQRHTAEVNRGNAWYGRHAFPTQYMAVHRQVADMLGVGADEIALTRGATEAMLALIGGYNRLRPGDQVLYADIDYDSMINAMRWLQQRRGVQVERIALPAVPTHQQILQAYDDAFARLPRLKLVLLTQVSHRHGLVLPVAELAERARARGIDVIVDAAHGFGQIDYAVPNLKADFVGINLHKWIGAPVGVGAMYVRKGRVADLDPYMGETDDGRVGSRVHTGTVNFAAYLALPEAIALHQRIGAANKQARLRYLRERWTVPARQMAHIDVLSSPDPALASALASFRLRGHASVEDNQALQKRLLDEHRIFTTYRDGLDSGACVRVTPSVFTRPAQMDALVQALAALA, from the coding sequence ATGGACGGCCGCCGTCGTTCCCTGCTGCGTGCCGGCGCGCTGCTGCCGGCCGCTGCGGCGTTGTCTTCACTGCCTGCCGCAGGCGTCGCGCGTTACGCTGGGCCCATGCAGATTCCCGCAACGACCGTGGCGCCGGACGTGCTGGCCCGCGACGAAGGCTACTGGGCCACCGTGGCCAGCCACTTCGACATCACCGATGAAGTGAACCATCTGGAAAACGGCTACTGGGGCGCGATGGGCAGGGAGACTCTGGCCAGCTACCAGCGGCACACCGCCGAAGTGAATCGCGGCAACGCCTGGTACGGGCGCCATGCGTTTCCCACGCAGTACATGGCCGTGCATCGGCAGGTGGCCGACATGCTCGGCGTGGGCGCGGATGAGATCGCGCTGACCCGCGGCGCCACCGAGGCGATGCTGGCGCTGATCGGTGGCTACAACCGCCTGCGGCCCGGCGACCAGGTGCTGTACGCCGACATCGACTACGACAGCATGATCAACGCAATGCGCTGGCTGCAGCAGCGTCGTGGCGTGCAGGTCGAGCGCATCGCACTGCCAGCGGTGCCCACCCATCAGCAGATCCTGCAGGCCTACGATGACGCGTTCGCGCGCCTGCCGCGCCTGAAACTGGTGCTGCTGACCCAGGTCAGCCACCGCCATGGGCTGGTGCTGCCGGTGGCGGAGCTCGCCGAGCGTGCGCGGGCACGCGGCATCGATGTGATTGTTGACGCCGCACATGGCTTTGGCCAGATCGACTACGCGGTGCCGAACCTGAAGGCCGATTTCGTTGGCATCAACCTGCACAAGTGGATCGGCGCACCGGTGGGCGTGGGCGCGATGTACGTGCGCAAAGGACGCGTGGCCGACCTGGATCCGTACATGGGTGAGACCGACGACGGCCGCGTGGGCAGCCGCGTGCACACCGGCACGGTCAACTTCGCTGCCTATCTGGCGCTGCCCGAGGCCATCGCATTGCACCAGCGCATCGGTGCAGCCAACAAGCAGGCGCGCCTGCGTTACCTGCGCGAGCGGTGGACGGTGCCAGCGCGACAGATGGCGCATATCGACGTGCTGTCGTCGCCGGATCCGGCATTGGCCAGTGCATTGGCCAGCTTCCGCCTGCGTGGCCATGCCTCGGTGGAAGACAACCAGGCACTGCAGAAACGGCTGCTGGATGAACATCGGATATTCACCACGTATCGCGATGGTCTGGACTCCGGCGCGTGCGTGCGGGTGACGCCATCGGTGTTCACCCGCCCCGCGCAGATGGATGCGCTGGTGCAGGCGCTGGCCGCGCTGGCCTGA
- a CDS encoding TonB-dependent receptor plug domain-containing protein yields the protein MHRSKLSRSILLALGLVSAGGAIAADAGTADTSSSGNAAAPTQLDAMLVTGTRASNRTQFETLAPVDVFTKQDIQSVDSTDLKDVLAQLVPSFVVQRLPMADGQVFVRPATLRGLSPDQTLVLVNGRRFHRSALLGNRGAQAADLAQIPTSAIKRIEVLRDGASAQYGSDAIAGVINIILEDSPGTEITAGYSQYAQGDGGSRDFSARTGWALGDYGSLALFAESSNSDATSRTRQRPDAIAFQAAHPELDVPNPVQRWGQPELESRRVGFNLKANASDTLELYAFGLYSHSDGVSDFNWRNPDTTTGAYRTTSIFPGWNLRSLYPVGFSPQYGNTQNDLQLVAGLRGEITPKLRWDLSASYGRNAIDYSLKNSINASLGPNSPTAFDLGRLTQTEKNANADFNYEWDVAALSKPINVAFGAEFRQETYEVRAGDPASYAVGPGAAAGLEANSNGAPGFSASQAGQWSQRSKAAYVDMEVPLGERWSIGAAGRYEDFSSFGSTVDGKLSARFAITPDVALRGTLSTGFRAPTPAQLNTTSTTQGLDTRTLQIFTSGRLSPTDPLAQLLGAKPLTPEESRTASLGLTWRTDIGLSGSVDVYRITLSDRFSQSASFAIPAGTPNPLGYTSVNYFTNDFDTTTTGVDVVGNYLRDLSAGRMTLTLAYNYNQTRVDNGSTSVATNETQRVLFEDRLPEHKGSFTGSWDVGAWSLMARVRYYGKWTDSTGNATGDIYQQFGAMTFLDLAVGYRINEHHSLRVGADNVFDRYPDEATFQASRGLIYSRNAPYDTDGANVYAQYRLTF from the coding sequence GTGCATCGTTCGAAGCTGTCGCGTTCCATCCTCCTCGCCCTTGGTCTGGTCAGCGCAGGAGGCGCGATCGCTGCAGATGCCGGAACGGCAGACACCAGCAGCAGTGGCAACGCCGCTGCGCCCACCCAGCTCGATGCGATGCTGGTCACCGGTACCCGTGCCTCCAACCGCACCCAGTTTGAAACCCTGGCGCCGGTGGACGTGTTCACCAAGCAGGACATCCAGTCGGTCGACTCCACCGATCTGAAGGACGTGCTGGCGCAGCTGGTGCCGTCGTTCGTGGTGCAGCGCCTGCCGATGGCCGATGGCCAAGTGTTCGTACGCCCGGCCACGCTGCGTGGCCTGTCGCCGGACCAGACGCTGGTGCTGGTCAACGGCCGCCGCTTCCATCGCAGTGCCTTGCTTGGCAACCGCGGCGCACAGGCCGCCGACCTGGCGCAGATCCCGACCAGCGCGATCAAGCGCATCGAAGTGCTGCGCGATGGCGCGTCGGCGCAGTACGGCTCGGACGCTATCGCCGGCGTCATCAACATCATCCTGGAAGACAGCCCGGGCACCGAGATCACCGCCGGCTATTCGCAGTACGCGCAGGGCGATGGCGGCTCGCGCGACTTCAGTGCACGCACCGGCTGGGCGCTGGGGGACTACGGCAGCCTGGCCCTGTTCGCCGAATCATCCAACTCCGATGCGACCTCGCGCACCCGCCAGCGTCCCGACGCCATCGCCTTCCAGGCCGCGCATCCGGAGCTGGATGTACCCAATCCGGTGCAGCGCTGGGGCCAGCCGGAGCTGGAAAGCCGCCGCGTGGGCTTCAACCTGAAGGCCAATGCCAGCGACACCCTGGAGCTCTATGCCTTCGGCCTGTACAGCCACAGCGATGGCGTCAGCGATTTCAACTGGCGCAACCCGGATACCACCACCGGTGCGTACCGTACCACCAGCATCTTCCCCGGCTGGAACCTGCGCTCGCTGTATCCGGTGGGCTTCAGCCCGCAGTACGGCAACACGCAGAACGACCTGCAGCTGGTCGCTGGCCTGCGTGGTGAGATCACCCCCAAGCTGCGCTGGGACCTGAGCGCCTCGTATGGCCGCAATGCCATCGACTACAGCCTGAAGAACTCGATCAACGCATCGCTGGGTCCCAACAGTCCGACCGCATTCGATCTCGGTCGCCTGACCCAGACCGAGAAGAATGCCAATGCGGACTTCAACTACGAATGGGACGTGGCTGCGCTGTCGAAGCCGATCAACGTCGCCTTCGGTGCCGAGTTCCGCCAGGAGACCTACGAGGTTCGTGCCGGTGATCCGGCCTCGTACGCGGTGGGCCCGGGCGCGGCGGCGGGCCTGGAGGCGAATTCCAACGGCGCGCCGGGTTTTTCGGCCAGCCAGGCCGGGCAGTGGAGCCAGCGCAGCAAGGCCGCCTACGTGGACATGGAAGTGCCGCTGGGCGAGCGCTGGAGCATCGGCGCGGCCGGTCGCTATGAAGACTTCTCCAGCTTCGGCAGCACGGTGGATGGCAAGCTGTCGGCACGTTTTGCGATCACCCCGGACGTGGCGCTGCGCGGCACCCTGTCCACCGGCTTCCGCGCGCCCACGCCGGCCCAGCTCAACACCACCAGCACCACCCAGGGCCTGGACACGCGCACGCTGCAGATCTTCACCAGCGGCCGCCTGTCGCCGACCGATCCGTTGGCGCAGCTGCTCGGTGCCAAGCCGCTCACCCCGGAAGAATCGCGCACCGCCTCGCTGGGCCTGACCTGGCGCACCGACATCGGCCTGTCCGGTTCGGTGGATGTCTACCGGATCACGCTCAGCGACCGCTTCAGCCAGTCGGCCAGCTTCGCCATTCCGGCCGGCACGCCGAACCCGCTGGGCTATACCTCGGTGAACTACTTCACCAACGATTTCGACACCACCACCACCGGCGTGGATGTGGTCGGCAACTACCTGCGCGACCTCAGCGCAGGGCGGATGACGCTGACGCTGGCTTACAACTACAACCAGACCCGCGTCGACAACGGCAGCACCTCGGTGGCCACCAACGAAACCCAGCGCGTGCTGTTCGAAGACCGTCTGCCCGAGCACAAGGGCAGCTTCACCGGCAGCTGGGACGTCGGCGCCTGGTCGTTGATGGCACGCGTACGCTATTACGGCAAGTGGACCGACTCCACCGGCAATGCGACCGGCGACATCTACCAGCAGTTCGGCGCAATGACCTTCCTGGATCTGGCCGTGGGCTACCGCATCAACGAACACCACAGCCTGCGTGTGGGCGCAGACAACGTGTTCGACCGTTACCCGGACGAAGCGACCTTCCAGGCCAGCCGTGGCCTGATCTATTCCCGTAATGCGCCGTACGACACCGATGGTGCGAATGTGTACGCACAGTACCGGCTGACCTTCTGA
- the cyoA gene encoding ubiquinol oxidase subunit II, which produces MNICWNRIRLALVALACIALTGCDWVLLDSKGMVGIAQRDLILICIGLMLIVVVPAIVLTFVFAWRFRAGNTKAKYTPDWSHSTKVEVVVWGVPLIIIAVLAVIVWKSTHELDPYKPLDVAGEPLHVDVIATDWKWVFVYPDLGIATVNQLNFPANRALAFNITSNSTMNTFFIPQLGGQIYAMAGMRTQLHLIANEPGQFRGMSGNYSGHGFSNMKFIATASSNEDFDRWVAEVRSAPDALSFAQFKALAAPSKNAPVQHFSSVEPLLFKKVIDQFIGVGENTAAAAPAGTAAGAQVSQE; this is translated from the coding sequence ATGAATATCTGCTGGAACCGCATCCGCCTGGCGCTGGTCGCCCTGGCCTGCATCGCCCTGACGGGCTGCGATTGGGTGCTGCTGGATTCGAAAGGCATGGTCGGGATCGCCCAACGCGACCTGATCCTGATCTGCATCGGCCTGATGCTGATCGTCGTCGTGCCAGCCATCGTGCTGACCTTCGTGTTCGCCTGGCGCTTCCGCGCCGGCAATACCAAGGCGAAGTACACGCCGGACTGGTCGCACTCCACCAAGGTGGAAGTGGTGGTCTGGGGCGTGCCGTTGATCATCATCGCGGTGCTGGCAGTCATCGTGTGGAAGTCCACCCACGAGCTCGATCCGTACAAGCCGCTGGACGTGGCCGGCGAACCGCTGCACGTGGACGTGATCGCCACCGACTGGAAGTGGGTGTTCGTGTACCCGGACCTGGGCATCGCCACCGTCAACCAGCTCAACTTCCCGGCCAACCGCGCGCTGGCGTTCAACATCACCTCCAACTCGACGATGAACACCTTCTTCATCCCGCAGCTGGGTGGACAGATCTACGCGATGGCCGGCATGCGCACGCAGCTGCACCTGATCGCCAACGAGCCCGGCCAGTTCCGTGGCATGTCCGGCAACTACAGCGGCCATGGCTTCTCGAACATGAAGTTCATCGCCACCGCCAGCAGCAACGAAGACTTCGATCGCTGGGTGGCCGAGGTGCGCAGCGCGCCGGATGCACTCAGCTTCGCGCAGTTCAAGGCGCTGGCCGCACCGTCCAAGAACGCGCCGGTTCAGCACTTCTCCAGCGTTGAACCGCTGCTGTTCAAGAAGGTCATCGACCAGTTCATCGGCGTCGGTGAGAACACCGCTGCTGCGGCCCCGGCCGGTACGGCCGCCGGTGCCCAGGTTTCCCAGGAGTAA